The following are encoded in a window of Telmatobacter sp. DSM 110680 genomic DNA:
- a CDS encoding SpoIIE family protein phosphatase encodes MSIANRLRFDETLSGKLALLATEATRNVLVHGGGGQVVLSGVKEENVRLARILAIDKGNGIANIADAMADGFSTAGTMGGGLGAMKRMATNLDIFTGRTGTVVMIELLEPIPKETRTNGRMHVAGFAVPYPGERVCGDAWFSHQTPHRTVILLADGLGHGWGASEAAAEAVATFRQRADLSPGEILGYIHDALRKTRGAVAAIAEIRPAEGALIYAGVGNVAGVVLENGASRSLVSHNGTLGMMSPKIQEFRSAWSPASTLVLHSDGLQSRWDLSSYAGLIARHPAVIGGALLRDFRRQRDDVSVVVTKAA; translated from the coding sequence GTGTCCATTGCTAACCGATTGAGGTTTGACGAGACTCTATCGGGCAAGCTCGCATTGCTGGCAACCGAGGCCACTCGGAACGTTCTGGTGCATGGCGGTGGAGGGCAGGTGGTGCTATCGGGCGTCAAAGAAGAGAATGTCCGGCTCGCGCGGATTCTGGCTATCGATAAGGGAAATGGCATAGCTAATATTGCCGACGCAATGGCCGATGGTTTTTCGACGGCCGGTACGATGGGCGGCGGCCTCGGAGCAATGAAAAGAATGGCCACCAATCTGGATATTTTCACAGGGCGGACTGGCACCGTGGTGATGATTGAATTGCTGGAGCCAATTCCGAAGGAGACAAGGACGAATGGCAGGATGCATGTAGCCGGCTTCGCGGTTCCCTACCCCGGGGAGCGCGTCTGCGGCGATGCATGGTTCAGTCATCAGACACCGCATAGGACCGTGATTCTACTCGCAGACGGACTTGGGCACGGATGGGGAGCATCCGAGGCTGCGGCAGAGGCTGTTGCAACCTTCCGGCAACGGGCGGATCTAAGTCCTGGCGAGATACTCGGTTATATTCACGACGCGTTGCGCAAAACCCGCGGAGCCGTAGCGGCAATCGCGGAGATTCGCCCAGCTGAGGGTGCGCTGATCTACGCCGGAGTGGGGAACGTCGCGGGCGTTGTGTTGGAGAATGGAGCCTCGCGCAGCCTTGTGTCGCACAATGGCACGCTGGGAATGATGAGCCCTAAGATTCAGGAGTTCCGCTCCGCATGGTCACCGGCCTCAACGTTGGTGCTGCATTCGGACGGCTTGCAATCAAGATGGGATCTCTCGTCGTATGCAGGACTCATAGCGCGACATCCTGCAGTCATCGGAGGCGCCTTGCTTCGTGATTTCCGCCGTCAACGCGATGATGTAAGCGTTGTCGTAACGAAGGCAGCGTGA